AAATTTGAAAATACCATTTCTGAAATAAAAAAAGTGGCGGTTCTTGTTCTGAATGAATCCACTTCCGGAAGCGATGTTACCGAGCAATACGTCGATCTTCAGGCGCAAATTAAAAACAAAAAAGCGGAAGAAGCTTCTTTTGTGAAAATACTTGAATCAGCCCAAAAAATAGACGACGTGCTGGCAATAACCAGAGAGCTTTCCAGAACCAGGGGAGAAATAGAAAGAGTAGAAGGAAGAATAAGATATATGGATTCGCAGACCGATATGTCAACGATAACAGCAACCCTCTCGGAAGATCCAGAAATCACATTTACCGATACTTGGAGGCCGTTCCAGGTAATGAAAGATACTATCAATGGCTTGCTTAAGGATTTTCAGAAATTTATTACCTTCCTTATAGTTTTAATAATACGCGTTGTTCCCGTATTCATCCTTTACGGCATTATTGTTTTTGTCGCTTACAAAATCGGAGAGAAGATATATAAGAAAATAAAAAGCAAAAAAGAAGAAACTGAAATAAAATAACTTAAAAAAATTAGTTAACTATTAATTATAAAAAATAAATGAAAAAAATTGCAATTGCCGTTTTTGCCATCGGAGCTGTCATATTGGTTTCCGGATGCGCAAAAAAAGGAGCAGAAAATAATAATCTGAGCAGCGCAAAGAAGGAAACTGCGCAAACAGAGGAAACAAGCGGAGGAGTAATTAATTCCATTAAAGATGCCATCGGTCTCGGAAAGAAAATGGAATGTTCCTACACTTACAAAGTAGGCGATGAATCCTTTACTAC
Above is a genomic segment from Parcubacteria group bacterium containing:
- a CDS encoding DUF4349 domain-containing protein, whose translation is MKKKIIIIASVVLIFIVASLTVLSGLKKSLNTASYEMSDSLLARSGSGVQSANPLGTSVNSPVSKSSSMTEMPSAQDAISYTEQTTDKKIIKTGNLGLKVSSVDDCAKSIADIAKANNGDVFSSNIRQSSSKIKSGIIAVKVPVDKFENTISEIKKVAVLVLNESTSGSDVTEQYVDLQAQIKNKKAEEASFVKILESAQKIDDVLAITRELSRTRGEIERVEGRIRYMDSQTDMSTITATLSEDPEITFTDTWRPFQVMKDTINGLLKDFQKFITFLIVLIIRVVPVFILYGIIVFVAYKIGEKIYKKIKSKKEETEIK